A genomic window from Nicotiana sylvestris chromosome 11, ASM39365v2, whole genome shotgun sequence includes:
- the LOC104215465 gene encoding aspartic proteinase nepenthesin-2-like, with protein sequence MENFLYIHLLMSIIFSILLVVLGNEKYFSPLNSTSIKKAKERFMSIDPTKLRDPPMPSYTFTIYHRDVFKKSKFKDYDSLLENRLARSHARASSLASIIENENRIGENETLTRQHNAQGSKIDREKVPKSTSTYFANGEYVASFRLGSQESRKYSENCFLHGERCLEDLDLSYKCTSDHSCTYYVKYGDGARTKGFMADDVITFVLDQRPVRIILGCSKDQTSGTTFSGEYSGIAGLGRRKIMGGYSLPTQFGADIMSMCLPGFYSATGSSLNFHTTKWPRATSAKLLLNIKYPSFYFVNLYKVFINDREVELSPSWWNFKKDLTGGIFVDTGTVISYFPQEFYTIFRYIFREEVRDIPLVDTPAAGPLDTCYKEDPSGRELNFPVVKLYFGSVSPSNMLLLAKERVILHLRGQYCLAFAGWDRSFAILGSYQLQGVGLTFDTSANTLSFDIDACN encoded by the exons ATGGAGAACTTCCTCTATATTCACCTTTTGATGTCAATTATTTTCTCAATTCTGCTTGTAGTGTTGGgcaatgaaaaatatttttcacccCTTAACTCCACTTCTATTAAGAAAGCTAAAGAAAGATTTATGTCTATTGATCCGACTAAGCTTCGAGATCCACCAATGCCATCCTATACTTTTACTATTTACCATCGTGATGTATTTAAAAAATCAAAGTTCAAGGATTACGACTCATTACTTGAAAATAGACTTGCTCGAAGTCATGCTAGAGCAAGTTCATTGGCATcgattattgaaaatgaaaatcgAATTGGTGAAAATGAAACTCTGACAAGGCAACACAACGCGCAAGGGAGCAAGATTGACCGCGAAAAGGTTCCAAAATCAACAAGTACATACTTCGCAAATGGTGAGTATGTTGCATCTTTTAGGCTTGGTAGTCAAGAA AGTCGAAAGTATTCCGAAAATTGCTTTTTACATGGAGAAAGATGTTTAGAAGATTTGGACCTAAGTTATAAGTGTACTAGTGATCATAGTTGTACCTATTATGTTAAATACGGGGATGGAGCAAGAACAAAAGGTTTTATGGCAGATGATGTGATTACTTTTGTTTTAGACCAAAGACCAGTTAGGATTATACTTGGATGTAGCAAAGATCAAACAAGTGGAACTACTTTTAGTGGTGAATATTCTGGAATTGCTGGCCTTGGGCGTAGAAAAATCATGGGTGGATATTCTTTACCAACACAATTTGGAGCGGATATAATGTCCATGTGTCTCCCAGGATTTTATTCAGCAACAGGATCTTCACTTAACTTCCATACAACCAAATGGCCAAGAGCAACATCAGCAAAACTATTACTAAATATCAAGTATCCTTCGTTTTACTTTGTCAATCTTTATAAAGTTTTCATTAATGATAGGGAAGTTGAACTGAGCCCATCATGGTGGAACTTTAAAAAAGATTTGACCGGTGGAATCTTCGTGGATACAGGAACAGTTATTTCCTACTTTCCTCAGGAGTTTTACACTATATTTCGTTACATATTTAGAGAAGAAGTACGAGATATTCCTTTGGTTGATACTCCAGCTGCAGGACCTTTAGACACTTGCTATAAAGAGGATCCGAGTGGTCGTGAACTTAACTTTCCTGTTGTGAAGTTGTACTTTGGTAGCGTAAGCCCGAGTAACATGTTGTTACTAGCAAAAGAACGAGTTATTCTGCACTTGCGTGGACAATATTGTCTGGCTTTTGCGGGTTGGGATAGATCCTTCGCAATATTAGGAAGTTATCAACTTCAAGGTGTCGGATTAACTTTTGATACTTCGGCAAACACTTTGTCCTTTGATATAGATGCATGTAATTGA